A genomic window from Pseudonocardia broussonetiae includes:
- a CDS encoding NAD(P)H-hydrate dehydratase translates to MWGVWTAGQIRDAEAAMMRHVPGEMLMRRAAYGLAVHVRAALGAAVAGRRVVLLVGAGHNGGDALWAGYELRRRGVAVTAVLLVPERAHAPGLAALRRAGGRVTGAEGAADLVRRADLVVDGIVGISGRGPVREPAAGLVAAAARAGVPVVAVDLPSGVDTDTGEVHEPAVRADATVTFGARKPVHVLAAHSCGPVHLVDFGLAPHLPEPHARVLEAADVAARWPVPGPADDKYTQGVVGVAAGSAVYPGAAVLATGAAVLATSGMVRYAGTGAEAVHARWPEVVATADVDGAGRVQAWTVGPGSGTDDAGRATVLAALADDVPLCLDADAITLLAHHADLRDAVRGRPVVVTPHDREFARLAGEVGSDRIGAARRAAADLGVTVLLKGNATVVADPDGRVLVHPATSSWAATAGSGDVLSGMIGALLAAGLEPWWAAGCAALVHARAAEIAADGAPTPASLVQAAIPAAVRSLGAAEPARDAR, encoded by the coding sequence ATGTGGGGTGTGTGGACGGCCGGCCAGATCCGCGACGCCGAGGCCGCGATGATGCGGCACGTCCCCGGGGAGATGCTCATGCGGCGGGCCGCGTACGGGCTGGCGGTGCACGTGCGGGCGGCGCTGGGCGCCGCCGTGGCCGGGCGGCGGGTGGTGCTGCTCGTCGGGGCCGGGCACAACGGCGGCGACGCGCTGTGGGCCGGCTACGAGCTGCGTCGCCGGGGGGTCGCGGTGACGGCGGTGCTGCTCGTGCCCGAGCGCGCGCACGCCCCCGGACTGGCGGCGCTGCGGCGCGCCGGCGGCCGCGTGACCGGCGCCGAGGGGGCGGCGGACCTCGTGCGGCGCGCCGACCTCGTGGTGGACGGCATCGTCGGCATCTCCGGGCGCGGACCGGTGCGCGAGCCGGCGGCCGGGCTGGTGGCCGCGGCCGCGCGGGCCGGCGTGCCGGTCGTGGCCGTCGACCTGCCCAGCGGCGTCGACACCGACACCGGCGAGGTCCACGAGCCCGCGGTCCGGGCCGACGCGACCGTGACGTTCGGGGCCCGCAAACCGGTGCACGTGCTGGCCGCGCACTCCTGCGGGCCGGTGCACCTCGTCGACTTCGGCCTGGCCCCGCACCTGCCCGAGCCGCACGCCCGGGTGCTCGAGGCCGCCGACGTCGCCGCCCGCTGGCCGGTGCCCGGCCCGGCCGACGACAAGTACACGCAGGGCGTGGTCGGGGTCGCGGCCGGCTCGGCCGTCTACCCGGGAGCGGCGGTGCTGGCCACCGGCGCCGCCGTGCTCGCGACCAGCGGGATGGTGCGCTACGCGGGCACCGGGGCGGAGGCCGTGCACGCGCGCTGGCCCGAGGTCGTCGCCACCGCGGACGTCGACGGGGCCGGGCGGGTGCAGGCCTGGACCGTCGGACCCGGCTCCGGCACCGACGACGCCGGCCGCGCCACGGTGCTCGCCGCACTGGCCGACGACGTGCCGCTCTGCCTCGACGCCGACGCGATCACCCTGCTCGCCCACCACGCCGACCTGCGCGACGCCGTGCGCGGCCGCCCGGTCGTGGTCACCCCGCACGACCGCGAGTTCGCCCGGCTGGCCGGTGAGGTCGGCAGCGACCGGATCGGCGCGGCCCGCCGCGCGGCCGCCGACCTCGGGGTGACGGTGCTGCTCAAGGGGAACGCCACCGTCGTCGCGGATCCGGACGGGCGGGTGCTCGTGCACCCCGCGACGTCGTCCTGGGCGGCCACGGCGGGCTCGGGCGACGTGCTCTCCGGGATGATCGGCGCCCTGCTCGCGGCGGGGCTGGAGCCCTGGTGGGCGGCCGGGTGCGCGGCCTTGGTGCACGCGCGCGCCGCGGAGATCGCCGCCGACGGCGCCCCGACCCCCGCGTCGCTGGTGCAGGCCGCGATCCCCGCCGCGGTGCGGTCGCTGGGCGCGGCGGAGCCGGCCCGCGACGCCCGGTGA
- the alr gene encoding alanine racemase, with protein MTTTGTARVEAVIDLDAVRHNVGVLAAAAPGAQVMAVVKADGYGHGAVPVARAALEAGATWLGVCTIEEALELRAAGITAPLLSWLHLPDDDFAAAVAADVDLSVSSREHLVAVLAGARAAGRPARLHLKIDTGLSRNGAPAAAWADLVDDAAKAAADGGCEVVAVWSHLAHADAPHHPTLDRQAARLTAAWQAARDRGLSPLRHLANSAATLTRPDLHFDIVRPGIAVYGLDPLDRPVDESPLRPVMTLRARVALVKQVPAGEGVSYGHEYTTPQETTLALLPAGYADGVPRRLNRNGRMQVLLGGRLRPVVGRVCMDQVVVDCGPGSDVRTGDTAVLFGPGDGGGPTAQDWADELDTIHYEIATGVHGNRVTRTVVGRP; from the coding sequence GTGACTACGACGGGGACGGCCCGGGTCGAGGCGGTGATCGACCTCGACGCCGTGCGCCACAACGTCGGGGTCCTCGCGGCCGCGGCCCCCGGGGCCCAGGTGATGGCCGTGGTCAAGGCCGACGGGTACGGGCACGGCGCCGTGCCGGTGGCGCGCGCCGCGCTGGAGGCCGGCGCGACCTGGCTGGGGGTCTGCACGATCGAGGAGGCGCTGGAGCTGCGCGCGGCCGGGATCACCGCGCCGCTGCTGTCCTGGCTGCACCTGCCCGACGACGACTTCGCCGCCGCTGTGGCCGCCGACGTCGACCTCTCGGTGTCCTCGCGCGAGCACCTCGTGGCCGTGCTCGCCGGGGCGCGCGCGGCCGGGCGGCCGGCCCGGCTGCACCTCAAGATCGACACGGGGCTGTCCCGCAACGGCGCGCCCGCCGCGGCGTGGGCCGACCTGGTGGACGACGCCGCGAAGGCCGCCGCCGACGGGGGCTGCGAGGTCGTCGCCGTCTGGTCGCACCTCGCCCACGCCGACGCCCCGCACCACCCCACGCTCGACCGGCAGGCCGCCCGCCTCACCGCGGCGTGGCAGGCCGCCCGCGACCGGGGCCTGTCGCCGCTGCGCCACCTCGCCAACTCCGCGGCCACCCTCACCCGGCCCGACCTGCACTTCGACATCGTGCGTCCGGGCATCGCGGTGTACGGCCTCGACCCGCTCGACCGTCCCGTCGACGAGAGCCCCCTGCGCCCGGTGATGACGCTGCGGGCCCGCGTGGCGCTGGTGAAGCAGGTGCCGGCGGGCGAGGGCGTGTCCTACGGCCACGAGTACACGACCCCGCAGGAGACGACGCTGGCGCTGCTGCCCGCCGGGTACGCCGACGGCGTGCCGCGCCGGCTCAACCGCAACGGCCGCATGCAGGTGCTGCTCGGCGGCCGGCTGCGGCCGGTGGTCGGGCGCGTCTGCATGGACCAGGTGGTGGTCGACTGCGGCCCCGGCTCCGACGTCCGCACCGGTGACACGGCCGTGCTGTTCGGTCCCGGCGACGGCGGCGGGCCCACCGCGCAGGACTGGGCCGACGAGCTCGACACGATCCACTACGAGATCGCCACCGGCGTGCACGGCAACCGCGTGACCCGCACCGTGGTGGGTCGCCCGTGA
- a CDS encoding alpha/beta fold hydrolase, translated as MKKPGIWQTVGVAGGVVGAAATGVAVGAAARKRKQIATARRRLATQMSEGSSEPGVLPPGEPSSVTADDGVRLSCEEIDLTGDPADPDDAAALTVVLVHGFALDRRTWHFERRSLAELVDPPVRLVLYDQRSHGRSERASRESCTIEQLGRDLDAVIRALAPEGPLVLVGHSMGGMTIMALAEDHPELFAERVLGVALVSTSAGEVGSAGLPGALLSRRNPLIRGVGLLARLQPTLVDVVRGVAGDLIWAITRSFAYGDRSVAPWLVDLVDTMISSNAVDALTDFVDTVGSHDRVAALPALAGCEVLVAAGEADRVIPYSHSERIAAELPDATFVPFPGVGHLPMLEQHAKMDEALIAFLRRSAARIDVGSGAAPGRPKRFRRRA; from the coding sequence GTGAAGAAGCCCGGTATCTGGCAGACCGTCGGCGTCGCGGGCGGGGTGGTCGGCGCGGCCGCCACCGGCGTCGCGGTGGGCGCGGCCGCCCGCAAGCGCAAGCAGATCGCCACCGCGCGGCGGCGCCTGGCCACGCAGATGTCGGAGGGGTCGTCGGAGCCCGGCGTGCTGCCGCCCGGCGAGCCGTCCTCCGTGACCGCCGACGACGGCGTGCGCCTGTCGTGCGAGGAGATCGACCTCACCGGCGACCCGGCCGACCCCGACGACGCCGCCGCCCTCACCGTCGTGCTCGTGCACGGCTTCGCCCTCGACCGCCGCACCTGGCACTTCGAGCGCCGCAGCCTCGCCGAGCTGGTGGACCCGCCCGTGCGCCTGGTGCTCTACGACCAGCGCAGCCACGGCCGCTCCGAGCGGGCGTCGCGGGAGAGCTGCACGATCGAGCAGCTCGGCCGCGACCTCGACGCCGTGATCCGCGCGCTCGCCCCCGAGGGCCCGCTCGTGCTCGTCGGCCACTCCATGGGCGGCATGACGATCATGGCGCTGGCCGAGGACCACCCGGAGCTGTTCGCCGAGCGCGTGCTCGGGGTGGCGCTGGTGTCGACCTCGGCGGGCGAGGTCGGCAGCGCCGGGCTCCCGGGCGCGCTGCTCTCCCGGCGCAACCCGCTCATCCGCGGCGTCGGCCTGCTGGCGCGGCTGCAGCCCACGCTCGTCGACGTCGTGCGCGGCGTGGCGGGCGACCTGATCTGGGCGATCACCCGCAGCTTCGCCTACGGCGACCGCAGCGTGGCCCCGTGGCTGGTCGACCTCGTGGACACGATGATCAGCTCGAACGCCGTGGACGCGCTCACCGACTTCGTCGACACCGTGGGCAGCCACGACCGGGTGGCCGCCCTGCCCGCGCTGGCCGGGTGCGAGGTCCTGGTGGCGGCGGGCGAGGCCGACCGCGTGATCCCGTACTCGCACTCCGAGCGGATCGCCGCCGAGCTCCCGGACGCCACCTTCGTGCCGTTCCCGGGGGTGGGCCACCTGCCGATGCTGGAGCAGCACGCCAAGATGGACGAGGCGCTCATCGCGTTCCTGCGGCGCAGCGCGGCCCGCATCGACGTCGGCTCCGGCGCCGCCCCGGGCCGGCCCAAGCGGTTCCGGCGGCGCGCATGA
- the tsaE gene encoding tRNA (adenosine(37)-N6)-threonylcarbamoyltransferase complex ATPase subunit type 1 TsaE, with amino-acid sequence MSAPQVPLDTDLELPDVADTEALGERLAAGLAAGDLVVLSGPLGAGKTAFVRGLARGLGVSGPVTSPTFVIAREHRAGARGVPLVHVDAYRLGLATDVAAELDDLDLDTDLADAVVAVEWGEGVAERLSARHLLVRLHRRPDDVRVATVRYVDA; translated from the coding sequence ATGAGCGCACCGCAGGTGCCGCTGGACACCGATCTGGAGCTGCCGGACGTGGCCGACACCGAGGCGCTGGGCGAGCGGCTCGCGGCAGGTCTCGCGGCGGGCGACCTCGTGGTGCTGTCGGGCCCGCTGGGCGCGGGCAAGACGGCGTTCGTGCGGGGGCTGGCGCGTGGCCTCGGGGTGTCCGGGCCGGTGACGTCGCCGACGTTCGTGATCGCCCGCGAGCACCGAGCCGGGGCCCGGGGGGTGCCGCTGGTGCACGTGGACGCCTACCGGCTCGGCCTGGCGACCGACGTGGCGGCGGAACTGGACGACCTCGACCTCGACACCGACCTGGCCGACGCCGTGGTGGCCGTGGAGTGGGGCGAGGGCGTGGCCGAGCGGCTCTCGGCCCGGCACCTGCTCGTGCGCCTGCACCGCCGGCCCGACGACGTGCGCGTGGCCACGGTCCGGTACGTCGACGCCTGA
- the tsaB gene encoding tRNA (adenosine(37)-N6)-threonylcarbamoyltransferase complex dimerization subunit type 1 TsaB — protein MLVLALDTATPAVTAGVVELTADAVVPRSAHVVHDARKHTELLMPAVLTACADAGIALREVGAVVVGTGPGPFTGLRVGMVTAAALGDALGVPVHGVCSLDAIAADVTAQGETGRLLVATDARRREVYWAVYDASGARTDGPHVEAPASLAERGLAVAAAAGGSAEGLGFPVRGPASPSPAGLVAVAAPALRAGVDPGPLEPLYLRRPDAAPPGARKKVSTG, from the coding sequence GTGCTCGTGCTGGCCCTGGACACCGCGACGCCCGCCGTGACGGCGGGCGTCGTCGAACTGACGGCGGACGCGGTCGTGCCGCGCTCGGCGCACGTCGTGCACGACGCCCGCAAGCACACGGAGCTGCTGATGCCCGCGGTGCTCACCGCCTGCGCCGACGCGGGGATCGCGCTGCGCGAGGTCGGTGCGGTCGTCGTCGGCACCGGTCCGGGGCCGTTCACCGGCCTGCGGGTCGGGATGGTCACCGCCGCCGCGCTGGGCGACGCGCTCGGCGTCCCGGTGCACGGCGTGTGCTCGCTCGACGCGATCGCGGCCGACGTCACGGCGCAGGGGGAGACGGGGCGGCTGCTCGTCGCCACCGACGCCCGCCGCCGCGAGGTCTACTGGGCGGTCTACGACGCCTCCGGCGCCCGCACCGACGGGCCGCACGTCGAGGCCCCGGCGTCGCTCGCCGAGCGCGGGCTCGCGGTCGCGGCGGCTGCCGGCGGCTCGGCCGAGGGGCTCGGGTTCCCGGTCCGCGGCCCGGCGTCCCCGTCGCCCGCAGGCCTGGTGGCGGTGGCCGCGCCCGCCCTGCGCGCCGGCGTCGACCCCGGGCCGCTCGAACCGCTCTACCTGCGCCGGCCCGACGCGGCCCCGCCCGGGGCGCGCAAGAAGGTGAGCACCGGATGA
- the rimI gene encoding ribosomal protein S18-alanine N-acetyltransferase, which produces MTAPTVRIDDLRESDAPRCAELEALLFPGDDPWSENAFREEVRMGHLYRAAREGDLLVGYAGLAFVAGPPQAEAEVHTIGVDPAHQGRGVGRALLRELLAVADAERATVFLEVRTDNDTARGLYESEGFVVVGVRKNYYRPSGADAHTMRRDPR; this is translated from the coding sequence ATGACCGCGCCCACCGTGCGGATCGACGACCTCCGCGAGTCCGACGCGCCGCGCTGCGCCGAGCTGGAGGCGCTGCTGTTCCCCGGCGACGACCCGTGGAGCGAGAACGCGTTCCGCGAGGAGGTCCGGATGGGCCACCTCTACCGCGCGGCCCGCGAGGGCGACCTGCTCGTCGGGTACGCCGGGCTCGCGTTCGTCGCGGGCCCGCCGCAGGCCGAGGCCGAGGTGCACACGATCGGCGTCGACCCGGCGCACCAGGGCCGGGGCGTCGGCCGCGCGCTGCTGCGCGAGCTGCTGGCGGTGGCCGACGCCGAGCGGGCCACGGTGTTCCTGGAGGTCCGCACCGACAACGACACGGCGCGCGGGCTCTACGAGTCGGAGGGGTTCGTCGTGGTCGGCGTCCGGAAGAACTACTACCGGCCCAGCGGGGCCGACGCGCACACGATGCGGAGGGACCCGCGGTGA
- the tsaD gene encoding tRNA (adenosine(37)-N6)-threonylcarbamoyltransferase complex transferase subunit TsaD yields the protein MIVLGIETSCDETGVGIVRHDGAAPVLLANEVASSVDEHARFGGVVPEVASRAHLQAMVPAVRRALATAGVTARDVDAVAVTAGPGLTGALLVGVAAAKAYATAWDVPLYGVNHLAAHVAVDTLQHGPLPPCLALLVSGGHSSLLDVPDVAGPVTPLGATIDDAAGEAFDKIARLLGLPFPGGPHVDRVAADGDPRAVAFPRGLTGPRDAPFDFSFSGLKTAVARHVEALERAGTPVPVADVAASFQEAVVDVLTAKAVRAARERGAETLLLGGGVAANSRLRALAQERCDAAGIALRVPRPGLCTDNGAMVAALGAHLAVAGAPASPLDLPADSAMPVTEVLVGAGAIG from the coding sequence GTGATCGTCCTGGGCATCGAGACCTCGTGCGACGAGACCGGCGTCGGGATCGTCCGCCACGACGGCGCGGCGCCGGTGCTGCTGGCCAACGAGGTGGCGTCCTCGGTCGACGAGCACGCCCGGTTCGGCGGGGTGGTCCCCGAGGTCGCCTCGCGCGCGCACCTGCAGGCGATGGTGCCCGCGGTGCGCCGCGCGCTCGCGACGGCCGGGGTCACCGCGCGCGACGTCGACGCGGTGGCCGTCACCGCGGGGCCCGGGCTCACCGGAGCGCTGCTCGTCGGGGTGGCCGCCGCCAAGGCCTACGCGACGGCGTGGGACGTGCCGCTCTACGGCGTCAACCACCTGGCCGCGCACGTCGCCGTCGACACCCTGCAGCACGGCCCGCTGCCCCCGTGCCTGGCCCTGCTCGTCTCCGGCGGGCACTCCAGCCTGCTCGACGTGCCCGACGTCGCCGGGCCGGTCACCCCGCTCGGCGCCACCATCGACGACGCCGCGGGCGAGGCGTTCGACAAGATCGCCCGGCTGCTCGGGCTGCCGTTCCCCGGCGGCCCGCACGTCGACCGGGTGGCCGCCGACGGCGACCCGCGGGCCGTCGCGTTCCCGCGCGGGCTCACCGGCCCCCGCGACGCCCCGTTCGACTTCTCGTTCTCCGGCCTCAAGACCGCCGTCGCGCGGCACGTCGAGGCGCTGGAGCGGGCCGGCACGCCGGTGCCCGTGGCCGACGTGGCGGCGAGCTTCCAGGAGGCCGTCGTCGACGTGCTGACGGCGAAGGCCGTGCGCGCGGCCCGCGAGCGCGGGGCGGAGACGCTGCTGCTCGGCGGCGGGGTCGCGGCCAACTCCCGGCTGCGGGCGCTGGCCCAGGAGCGCTGCGACGCCGCCGGCATCGCGCTGCGCGTCCCGCGCCCGGGCCTGTGCACCGACAACGGGGCGATGGTGGCCGCGCTGGGCGCCCACCTGGCCGTGGCGGGAGCCCCGGCCAGCCCGCTCGACCTGCCCGCCGACTCCGCGATGCCGGTGACCGAGGTGCTGGTCGGAGCCGGGGCGATCGGTTAG
- a CDS encoding aldo/keto reductase, protein MAKIGSLDVSRLCLGANVFGWTADRDASFAVLDGFVAAGGTVIDTADAYMWRIPGNSGGESETIIGEWMAARGNRDDVVIATKVGSLPTRPGLSAANVRAACEDSLRRLRTDRIDLYWAHADDPGTPQEETLEAFDALVRAGSVREIGASNFSADRLRSALDLSARAGTAAYVAAQPHYNLVERAEFESGLAPLLAERGVACLPYYALAKGFLTGKYRAGGADVESVRAEGARAYLDERGTAVLAALDEVAAAHDVPVAAVALAWLAARPTVAAPIASARTPGQLADLLPALTLELSDDELGRLTAASA, encoded by the coding sequence ATGGCGAAGATCGGCTCCCTCGACGTCTCCCGGCTGTGCCTCGGCGCCAACGTGTTCGGCTGGACGGCCGACCGCGACGCGTCCTTCGCCGTCCTCGACGGCTTCGTGGCCGCGGGCGGCACCGTGATCGACACGGCCGACGCCTACATGTGGCGCATACCCGGCAACTCCGGCGGGGAGTCCGAGACGATCATCGGCGAGTGGATGGCCGCCCGCGGCAACCGCGACGACGTCGTGATCGCCACCAAGGTCGGCTCGCTGCCCACCCGGCCCGGCCTCTCGGCCGCGAACGTCCGCGCCGCGTGCGAGGACTCGTTGCGCCGGCTGCGCACCGACCGGATCGACCTGTACTGGGCCCACGCGGACGACCCGGGGACCCCGCAGGAGGAGACGCTGGAGGCGTTCGACGCCCTCGTCCGCGCCGGCTCCGTGCGCGAGATCGGCGCCTCCAACTTCTCCGCCGACCGCCTGCGCAGCGCGCTCGACCTCTCCGCCCGCGCCGGCACCGCCGCCTACGTCGCCGCCCAGCCGCACTACAACCTCGTCGAGCGCGCGGAGTTCGAGTCCGGGCTCGCGCCGCTGCTGGCCGAGCGGGGCGTGGCCTGCCTGCCGTACTACGCGCTCGCCAAGGGCTTCCTCACCGGCAAGTACCGGGCGGGCGGCGCCGACGTCGAGAGCGTCCGCGCCGAGGGCGCCCGCGCCTACCTCGACGAGCGGGGCACGGCGGTGCTGGCCGCGCTGGACGAGGTGGCCGCCGCGCACGACGTGCCGGTGGCGGCCGTGGCGCTGGCCTGGCTCGCCGCGCGGCCGACGGTGGCCGCGCCGATCGCCAGCGCCCGCACCCCCGGGCAGCTCGCGGACCTGCTCCCGGCGCTCACCCTCGAGCTCTCCGACGACGAGCTGGGCCGGTTGACGGCGGCGAGCGCCTAA
- a CDS encoding sulfite exporter TauE/SafE family protein produces the protein MTTVDAVLVLLAGTAAGAINAAVGSGSLITFPTLLALGFPPVLANVSNNIGLVPGGAASVWGYRRELADQRRRLLVLGTMSVLGGTAGAVLLLVLPASAFRAVVPALIGVAIVLVAAQPWIQRRLARRREGRAARADVGPGSLLATAVVGVYGGYFGGAQGILLVGVLGTMIDETLQRLNALKNGLVTCVNAVAAVTFLVMAPEQVDWRVVGLIAVGSSVGGLVGSRVGRRLPQPVLRAVIVVVGLVAIVNLLLP, from the coding sequence ATGACCACGGTGGACGCCGTGCTGGTCCTGCTGGCGGGCACGGCGGCGGGGGCGATCAACGCCGCGGTCGGGTCGGGTTCGCTGATCACCTTCCCGACGCTGCTGGCGCTCGGGTTCCCGCCGGTGCTCGCGAACGTCTCCAACAACATCGGCCTCGTGCCCGGTGGTGCGGCGAGCGTCTGGGGCTACCGCCGCGAGCTCGCCGACCAGCGCCGGCGGCTGCTGGTGCTCGGCACGATGTCGGTGCTCGGCGGCACGGCGGGCGCGGTGCTGCTGCTCGTGCTGCCGGCCTCGGCGTTCCGGGCGGTGGTGCCGGCGCTGATCGGGGTGGCGATCGTGCTGGTCGCGGCGCAGCCGTGGATCCAGCGCAGGCTGGCCCGGCGGCGGGAGGGCCGGGCGGCGCGGGCCGACGTCGGGCCGGGGTCGCTGCTGGCCACCGCGGTCGTCGGGGTCTACGGCGGCTACTTCGGCGGCGCCCAGGGCATCCTGCTCGTCGGCGTGCTCGGCACGATGATCGACGAGACCCTGCAGCGCCTCAACGCCCTGAAGAACGGCCTCGTGACCTGCGTCAACGCGGTGGCGGCCGTGACGTTCCTGGTCATGGCGCCCGAGCAGGTCGACTGGCGGGTCGTCGGGCTGATCGCCGTCGGGTCCTCGGTGGGCGGGCTGGTCGGGTCGCGCGTCGGGCGTCGGCTCCCCCAGCCCGTGCTGCGCGCCGTCATCGTCGTGGTGGGGCTCGTCGCGATCGTGAACCTGCTGCTGCCGTGA
- the groES gene encoding co-chaperone GroES, producing the protein MANIKPLEDKIVVQASEAETTTASGIVIPDTAKEKPQEGKVLAVGPGRIDDNGNRVPLDVAVGDVVIYSKYGGTEVKYNGEEYLILSARDVLAVVN; encoded by the coding sequence GTGGCGAACATCAAGCCGCTCGAGGACAAGATCGTCGTCCAGGCCAGCGAGGCGGAGACCACGACCGCGTCCGGCATCGTCATCCCGGACACCGCCAAGGAGAAGCCCCAGGAGGGCAAGGTCCTCGCGGTCGGCCCCGGTCGCATCGACGACAACGGCAACCGCGTCCCGCTGGACGTGGCCGTGGGCGACGTCGTCATCTACTCCAAGTACGGCGGCACCGAGGTCAAGTACAACGGCGAGGAGTACCTCATCCTCTCCGCGCGCGACGTGCTCGCGGTCGTCAACTGA